A window from Pyrococcus yayanosii CH1 encodes these proteins:
- a CDS encoding tRNA pseudouridine(54/55) synthase Pus10, which translates to MIVKKAAEVLGKVELCNHCLGRLFAKLGKGSNEERGKAIRFVLNMERAASELPLLKEPKRCELCGGVFERLEEYANRCLNAVEREGIEFDTFLVGSRFPKEVLEKEEEIWKRFGIEWGEPINREFNRELGKLLEGLLGKKVNRERPDVVFIVEPASGRVELQVNPIYVYGRYRKLVRGIPQTPLPGFRDSVASIICRAFSRAFGGKCVFKGAGREDVDVRMLGRGRPFIVEIKRPKRRKANLEKIAEDIAASGKVEVLEMKFVGPKEAEKVLTERHRKLYEALIFVREGVMPEEVRKVVETLRGAEIRQRTPRRVLNSRSDTVRVRRVYEAWGEPIDETHFRLRLLTDGGLYIKELISGDGGRTRPSVAEILGKDAWCELLDVLDVLDGGDEIAEGDNWEVQG; encoded by the coding sequence ATAATAGTCAAGAAGGCCGCGGAAGTATTGGGGAAAGTTGAGCTCTGCAACCACTGCCTCGGCAGGCTCTTCGCGAAGCTTGGAAAGGGTAGCAACGAGGAGAGAGGAAAGGCGATAAGGTTCGTCCTGAACATGGAGAGGGCCGCGAGCGAACTACCCTTGCTGAAGGAGCCAAAGAGGTGTGAGCTATGTGGAGGTGTCTTCGAGAGGCTTGAGGAATACGCGAACCGTTGTCTCAATGCCGTTGAGAGGGAGGGAATTGAGTTTGACACGTTTCTCGTGGGCTCAAGGTTCCCAAAGGAAGTACTTGAGAAGGAGGAAGAAATCTGGAAAAGGTTCGGTATCGAATGGGGAGAACCGATAAACAGGGAGTTCAACAGGGAGCTTGGAAAGCTCCTCGAGGGGCTCCTCGGCAAGAAAGTTAACAGGGAGAGACCCGATGTAGTATTCATCGTCGAGCCTGCCTCTGGACGGGTGGAGCTCCAGGTGAACCCCATTTACGTTTACGGTCGCTACCGAAAGCTCGTTCGAGGAATTCCGCAGACGCCCTTACCCGGTTTCAGGGACAGCGTGGCGTCGATAATCTGCAGGGCCTTCTCAAGGGCCTTCGGGGGAAAGTGTGTCTTCAAGGGCGCGGGAAGGGAAGACGTTGATGTGAGAATGCTTGGCAGGGGCCGACCCTTCATCGTGGAAATTAAGAGACCTAAGAGGAGGAAGGCTAACTTAGAGAAAATCGCGGAGGATATCGCGGCAAGCGGGAAGGTCGAGGTTCTTGAGATGAAGTTCGTGGGGCCGAAGGAAGCCGAGAAAGTCCTGACGGAGAGACACAGGAAGCTCTATGAGGCCCTCATCTTTGTGAGGGAAGGTGTAATGCCCGAGGAGGTTAGGAAGGTAGTCGAGACTCTCAGAGGGGCGGAGATAAGGCAGAGAACTCCCCGAAGGGTTCTCAACAGCCGGAGCGATACTGTGAGAGTTAGGAGGGTTTACGAGGCCTGGGGCGAGCCCATAGATGAGACCCACTTCCGCTTGCGGCTCCTGACGGATGGGGGTCTCTACATAAAGGAGCTGATATCGGGGGACGGGGGGAGGACGAGGCCATCTGTTGCGGAGATCCTCGGTAAGGACGCTTGGTGCGAGCTTCTCGACGTCCTTGACGTGCTGGATGGAGGTGATGAAATTGCTGAAGGAGATAATTGGGAGGTTCAAGGATGA
- a CDS encoding RNA-protein complex protein Nop10 codes for MRFRIRKCPECGRYTLKDVCPVCGAKTKVAHPPRFSPEDPYGEYRRRLKREILGIRRKEEGA; via the coding sequence ATGAGGTTCCGAATAAGGAAGTGCCCGGAATGCGGCCGCTACACACTAAAGGATGTCTGCCCCGTTTGCGGAGCGAAGACAAAGGTGGCTCATCCGCCCCGCTTTTCACCGGAAGATCCCTACGGCGAGTATAGGAGGAGGCTCAAGAGGGAGATTCTCGGTATAAGGCGCAAGGAGGAAGGAGCATGA
- a CDS encoding translation initiation factor IF-2 subunit alpha: MPRRAREFPEEGEFVVATVKRVHHYGAFLELDEYPGKEGFMHISEVASTWVKNIRDYLREGQKVVAKVIRVDPEKGHIDLSLRRVTQQQRKAKLQEFKRAQKAENLLKMAAGKLGKDFETAWREVWVPLEEEYGEVYAAFEEAAKEGIEVLKGLIPDEWLPVLKEIVENYVEVPTVTIDAEFEITVPKPNGIEIIREALIKARDRVNKEKDIEVKFTYQGAPRYRIDITAPDYYKAEEVLEDIAEEILRVIKQAGGEATLLRKEKRIRKVKRRKK, encoded by the coding sequence ATGCCGAGGAGGGCAAGGGAGTTCCCTGAAGAGGGAGAGTTCGTAGTCGCCACGGTCAAGAGGGTTCACCATTACGGTGCTTTCCTCGAGCTTGACGAGTACCCCGGAAAGGAAGGTTTCATGCACATAAGCGAAGTCGCCTCGACCTGGGTGAAGAACATCAGGGACTACCTCAGGGAGGGACAGAAGGTAGTCGCCAAGGTTATCCGCGTCGACCCCGAGAAGGGCCACATAGACCTGAGCCTCAGGAGGGTCACCCAGCAGCAGAGGAAGGCCAAGCTTCAGGAATTTAAGAGGGCCCAGAAGGCCGAGAACCTGCTCAAGATGGCCGCCGGGAAGCTCGGTAAGGATTTCGAGACGGCCTGGAGGGAGGTCTGGGTTCCCCTCGAGGAGGAGTACGGAGAGGTTTATGCGGCCTTCGAGGAGGCCGCCAAGGAGGGTATAGAGGTCCTCAAGGGGCTCATCCCCGACGAGTGGCTTCCCGTCCTCAAGGAGATAGTCGAGAACTACGTGGAAGTGCCCACCGTAACCATCGACGCTGAGTTCGAGATAACGGTTCCCAAGCCCAATGGCATAGAAATAATCAGGGAAGCCTTGATAAAGGCCAGGGACAGGGTGAACAAGGAGAAGGACATAGAAGTGAAATTCACTTATCAGGGTGCGCCCCGTTATAGAATAGACATCACCGCCCCTGACTACTATAAGGCAGAGGAGGTCCTGGAAGACATTGCCGAAGAAATTCTGCGCGTTATAAAGCAGGCCGGCGGTGAAGCCACCCTCCTGCGGAAGGAGAAGAGGATTAGGAAGGTTAAGAGGAGGAAGAAGTAA
- a CDS encoding proteasome assembly chaperone family protein encodes MRETTIVVYERPDIYDPIFIEGLPGIGLVGKLAAEHLIQELNAKKFAELYSPHFMHQVLIRKNSTVELMKNEFYYWKSPDDEHRDLIIITGDTQVPPTDSYGHFEVVSKMLDFVAEFGTREIITMGGYQVPELQGEPRVLAAVTHEDLIDYYKAKLEGCSVEIIWREDEGGAIVGAAGLLLGIGKLRGMYGISLLGESLGYIVDAKAAKSVLSAVTKILGLEIDMTALEERAKETEEILRKVEEMQRAMLEQQLPRPHEEEDRGYL; translated from the coding sequence ATGAGGGAGACGACAATAGTCGTTTACGAGAGGCCCGACATATATGATCCCATATTCATCGAAGGTCTGCCCGGCATAGGGCTCGTCGGAAAGCTGGCGGCCGAGCATCTCATCCAAGAACTCAATGCCAAGAAGTTCGCTGAGCTATACTCGCCCCACTTCATGCACCAGGTCCTCATAAGGAAGAACTCCACCGTTGAGCTCATGAAGAACGAGTTCTACTACTGGAAGAGCCCCGATGACGAGCACAGGGACCTGATAATCATCACGGGTGACACCCAGGTTCCCCCAACGGACAGCTACGGTCACTTTGAGGTCGTCAGCAAGATGCTCGACTTCGTGGCCGAGTTTGGCACGAGGGAGATTATAACTATGGGGGGCTACCAAGTGCCCGAACTGCAAGGAGAGCCAAGAGTGCTGGCAGCGGTAACGCACGAGGACCTCATAGACTACTACAAGGCCAAGCTTGAGGGATGTAGCGTCGAGATCATATGGAGGGAGGACGAGGGCGGTGCGATAGTCGGCGCCGCTGGACTGCTGCTCGGCATAGGGAAGCTCCGCGGGATGTACGGCATAAGCCTGCTAGGGGAGAGCCTCGGTTACATAGTGGACGCTAAGGCCGCCAAGTCCGTCCTCTCGGCCGTTACTAAGATACTCGGCCTCGAGATTGACATGACGGCCCTTGAGGAGAGGGCCAAGGAGACGGAGGAGATTCTGAGGAAGGTCGAGGAGATGCAGAGGGCCATGCTGGAACAGCAGCTTCCGAGGCCTCACGAGGAGGAGGACAGGGGCTACCTCTGA